From the Natrarchaeobaculum aegyptiacum genome, one window contains:
- a CDS encoding MTH865 family protein, producing the protein MSDPDPEEIRAQLIDAFEGADYPVSNPMEFLPALPNGPATTFESGDFSMSIMELQNAADGDGGGGDRYPYHSAEEVADDILEGLQEAGELPS; encoded by the coding sequence ATGTCCGACCCAGACCCCGAGGAGATCCGAGCACAGTTGATCGACGCGTTCGAGGGCGCAGATTACCCCGTTTCGAACCCGATGGAGTTCTTGCCGGCGCTGCCGAACGGGCCCGCGACGACGTTCGAGTCCGGTGACTTCTCGATGTCGATCATGGAACTACAGAACGCCGCCGATGGCGACGGCGGTGGTGGGGACCGCTACCCCTACCACAGCGCCGAGGAGGTCGCTGACGACATTCTCGAGGGCCTGCAGGAGGCCGGCGAACTGCCGAGCTAA
- a CDS encoding Zn-ribbon domain-containing OB-fold protein, with the protein MTGDVEDRREEWEGPVPVPNGANADFWAATLEGELLYQRCAECGTSQLYPRAVCTGCGAVDPAFEVSEGTGTVYTYTVCHIPGEPGFKDRTPYVVANVELTEGPRLLALVDCEPDEIEVGAPVGVTFWQVTDEAALPVFELR; encoded by the coding sequence ATGACGGGGGACGTCGAAGACCGTCGCGAGGAGTGGGAGGGACCGGTCCCGGTTCCAAACGGCGCGAACGCCGACTTCTGGGCGGCCACGCTCGAGGGTGAATTGCTGTACCAGCGCTGTGCGGAGTGTGGAACGAGCCAGCTCTACCCGCGGGCGGTCTGTACGGGCTGTGGTGCCGTCGATCCCGCCTTCGAGGTGAGTGAGGGAACCGGCACGGTGTATACGTACACCGTCTGTCACATTCCGGGAGAACCCGGTTTCAAAGACCGGACCCCGTACGTCGTCGCGAACGTCGAACTCACGGAGGGACCGCGATTGCTCGCGCTCGTCGACTGCGAGCCCGACGAGATCGAGGTCGGTGCACCGGTCGGCGTCACCTTCTGGCAGGTCACAGACGAGGCGGCGCTCCCGGTGTTCGAACTTCGATAG
- a CDS encoding FAS1-like dehydratase domain-containing protein produces the protein MPTKPLSELEALVGESRVTVEDFRIEAGKVEEFARAVTDSNPIYRDEAVAREAGLESIPAPLTYARVSRFPRYQVTEDGTYGFDVGFRPEYVLHGEQAYEYDRPLAVGDVLTGTTTLADVFQREGGRAGTMTFAVYETEYHDQSGERLLLDRATAIETEGAVDDGDGGAGTDGDDDDTVDEAPEPVSVDTVRSSADVAVGDTGPQIVVPDLERRHFVKYAGASGDFNPIHYDEPYARAAGNERVFGQGMFTAGVTSRVVSDWFGVDAVDSFGVRFQSRVFPGDTVVATGEVVDVTGDTVSVDLETQTAAGETLLTGSATATLEE, from the coding sequence GTGCCAACTAAACCGCTCTCGGAGCTCGAGGCGCTCGTCGGCGAGTCCCGCGTCACCGTCGAGGACTTCCGGATCGAAGCCGGGAAAGTCGAGGAGTTCGCCCGCGCAGTCACGGACTCGAACCCGATCTATCGGGACGAGGCCGTCGCACGGGAAGCCGGTCTCGAATCGATTCCCGCACCACTGACGTACGCGCGAGTGAGCCGATTCCCTCGCTATCAGGTCACGGAAGACGGGACCTACGGCTTCGACGTCGGCTTCCGGCCGGAGTACGTCCTCCACGGCGAACAGGCCTACGAGTACGACCGCCCGCTCGCCGTCGGCGACGTCCTGACGGGGACGACCACGCTGGCCGACGTGTTCCAGCGCGAGGGCGGCCGGGCGGGGACGATGACCTTCGCGGTCTACGAAACCGAGTACCACGACCAGTCCGGCGAGCGGCTCCTCCTCGATCGGGCGACGGCGATCGAGACCGAGGGTGCCGTCGACGACGGTGACGGTGGAGCCGGTACGGACGGAGACGACGACGACACCGTGGACGAGGCCCCCGAACCAGTCAGCGTCGACACCGTCCGCTCGAGCGCCGACGTCGCGGTCGGCGACACCGGTCCACAGATCGTCGTCCCGGACCTCGAGCGCCGCCACTTCGTAAAGTACGCCGGTGCGAGCGGTGACTTCAATCCGATCCACTACGACGAGCCCTACGCCCGCGCGGCGGGCAACGAGCGCGTCTTCGGCCAGGGGATGTTCACCGCAGGAGTCACCTCCCGCGTCGTCAGCGACTGGTTCGGCGTCGACGCGGTCGACTCCTTCGGCGTCCGCTTCCAGTCGCGCGTCTTCCCCGGCGACACCGTCGTCGCTACCGGCGAGGTCGTCGACGTCACCGGTGATACCGTCTCGGTCGACCTCGAGACACAGACCGCCGCGGGCGAGACGCTCCTGACGGGCTCGGCGACGGCGACGCTCGAGGAGTAG
- a CDS encoding class I adenylate-forming enzyme family protein, with translation MDLDIVPADTLLEPPYDGNVANLLERAIANSPDEIAIEHDGESVTYSAFDELVDQYARGLRGAGLDVGDRACVYIPNSIDFCATIWAATRAGVVASPLNPAYRRREIAYQVDHADAEAIVVSGEPGNHVVDAVSDLEAEILSTSDAGVLEDSPARSLPDAGSGGTVTASLPVEREDEDTLLQPYTSGTTGNPKGVLLTHRNFRVQIANSVSNYSVSPIKGDGLIILPMYHITGCLQMMSSLCAGRTLHLLRPDQWDPERVLELLDEHDVPAFVGVATMFNDLLDAYDPEEYDLETLLRAGQGGDKLPKPVQQEFEETFEVSLSEGYGLTETTAGTHTITASTLGNRPGSVGQPIGHTRSKIVDEDGEVVDVGEEGELLVDGPQVMKGYYENPEANEEAFTEDGFFRTGDIASRDEDNYHYIKGREKEMVLTAGYNVYPREIENALYDHPDVLEAAVFGVPDERRGETVAAAVVPKDGATLTEEAVSEYVLDELAPYKHPRYVEIREELPKTGSGKVRKTELEDEFTERYVEES, from the coding sequence ATGGATCTCGACATCGTCCCAGCTGACACGCTCCTCGAGCCACCCTACGACGGGAACGTCGCGAATCTACTGGAGCGAGCGATCGCGAATTCCCCAGACGAGATCGCGATCGAGCACGACGGTGAGTCGGTCACCTACAGCGCATTCGACGAACTGGTCGACCAGTACGCCCGCGGCCTCCGTGGGGCGGGGCTCGACGTAGGCGATCGGGCCTGCGTCTACATCCCGAACAGCATCGACTTCTGTGCGACGATCTGGGCGGCCACCCGCGCCGGCGTCGTCGCGAGCCCGCTGAATCCCGCCTACCGGCGCCGCGAGATCGCCTACCAGGTCGACCACGCCGACGCCGAGGCGATCGTCGTCTCGGGCGAACCAGGTAACCACGTCGTCGACGCCGTCTCCGACCTCGAGGCCGAGATTCTCTCGACCAGCGACGCGGGAGTCCTCGAGGACTCCCCCGCGAGGTCGCTCCCGGACGCGGGAAGCGGTGGGACGGTGACAGCGTCGTTGCCCGTCGAGCGCGAGGACGAGGACACACTCTTGCAGCCGTACACTTCGGGGACGACCGGCAACCCGAAGGGCGTCCTGCTGACCCACCGGAACTTCCGTGTCCAGATCGCAAACAGCGTCTCGAATTACAGCGTCAGTCCGATCAAAGGCGACGGGCTGATCATCCTTCCGATGTACCACATCACCGGCTGCCTCCAGATGATGTCCTCGCTGTGTGCCGGCCGGACGCTGCACCTGCTGCGGCCGGACCAGTGGGACCCAGAACGCGTCCTCGAGTTGCTCGACGAACACGACGTGCCGGCGTTCGTCGGCGTCGCGACGATGTTCAACGACCTGCTCGACGCCTACGACCCCGAGGAGTACGACCTCGAGACCCTCCTCCGCGCGGGTCAGGGTGGGGACAAACTGCCGAAGCCGGTCCAGCAGGAGTTCGAGGAGACCTTCGAGGTGAGTCTCTCGGAGGGGTACGGACTCACGGAGACGACTGCGGGGACCCACACGATCACGGCGTCGACCCTCGGCAATCGGCCGGGGAGCGTCGGCCAGCCGATCGGACATACTCGCTCGAAGATCGTTGACGAGGACGGCGAGGTAGTCGACGTCGGCGAGGAGGGCGAACTGCTGGTCGACGGCCCACAGGTGATGAAAGGCTACTACGAGAATCCCGAGGCTAACGAGGAGGCGTTCACCGAGGACGGCTTCTTCCGTACCGGCGACATCGCCTCCCGGGACGAGGACAACTACCACTACATCAAAGGGCGCGAAAAAGAGATGGTGCTGACGGCAGGCTACAACGTCTACCCCCGCGAAATCGAGAACGCCCTCTACGACCACCCCGACGTCCTCGAGGCGGCGGTCTTCGGCGTGCCGGACGAACGGCGCGGGGAGACGGTCGCCGCCGCGGTCGTCCCGAAAGACGGCGCGACGCTCACCGAAGAAGCAGTCTCCGAGTACGTCCTCGACGAACTCGCCCCCTACAAGCACCCCCGGTACGTCGAAATCCGCGAGGAGTTACCCAAGACCGGCAGTGGCAAGGTCAGAAAGACGGAGCTCGAAGACGAATTTACGGAACGATACGTCGAGGAGTCGTGA
- a CDS encoding acetyl-CoA acetyltransferase: protein MSEPIVAGVAESDLIETPDRSWLDNAAIATVRALEDADLTLEEVDGVAVAGGDDYMPALLLSEYLDLDEPSFLEGTEIGGSSFEHFCGHVADAMARDRADVVVIAYGSTSRTGSGRDRSLEVDHPVESFVRPTGLFRPPGAYAMAARRHMHEYGTTEEQLAEVAVSTREWAALNPKAEHRDPITVDDVLDSRPIAEPFNMYDCCLVSDGGGAVVLVSEEKARELGVPEISVAGVASTTTHRGDVSEMPDMTTTGAAVTGPKAFKQAGITHDDVDVAQLYDSFTYTALVTLEDLGFCEKGEGGQFVEDGATAPGGELPMNTQGGGLSYCHPGHFGVFVLIEAARQLRGDYTGQRQVDGAEVAVAHGTGGLLSSSSTVVLRREA from the coding sequence GTGTCTGAACCGATCGTCGCCGGAGTCGCCGAGAGCGACCTGATCGAAACACCCGACAGAAGCTGGCTCGACAACGCCGCGATCGCGACCGTCCGCGCCCTCGAGGACGCCGACCTCACCCTCGAGGAAGTCGACGGCGTCGCGGTCGCCGGCGGAGACGACTACATGCCCGCACTGTTGCTGTCGGAGTACCTCGACCTCGACGAACCGTCGTTCCTCGAGGGCACCGAAATCGGTGGGTCGTCGTTCGAGCACTTCTGTGGCCACGTCGCAGACGCGATGGCCCGGGACCGGGCCGACGTGGTCGTCATCGCCTACGGCTCGACCAGTCGAACCGGCTCGGGACGGGATCGCTCGCTCGAGGTCGACCACCCCGTCGAGAGCTTCGTTCGGCCGACGGGGCTGTTCCGGCCGCCGGGGGCGTACGCGATGGCCGCTCGCCGGCACATGCACGAGTACGGGACGACCGAAGAGCAACTGGCCGAAGTCGCCGTCTCGACTCGCGAGTGGGCCGCACTCAATCCGAAAGCCGAACACCGCGACCCGATCACCGTCGACGACGTCCTCGACTCGCGGCCGATTGCCGAGCCGTTTAACATGTACGACTGCTGTCTCGTCTCCGATGGCGGGGGCGCGGTCGTCCTCGTCTCGGAAGAGAAAGCGCGCGAACTCGGGGTCCCAGAGATTTCGGTCGCCGGGGTCGCCTCGACGACCACCCACCGCGGCGACGTCAGCGAGATGCCGGACATGACGACCACCGGCGCGGCCGTCACCGGGCCGAAAGCCTTCAAGCAGGCCGGAATCACCCACGACGACGTCGACGTCGCCCAGCTGTACGACTCGTTCACCTACACCGCGCTGGTCACCCTCGAGGACCTCGGCTTCTGCGAGAAAGGCGAGGGTGGCCAGTTCGTCGAAGACGGCGCGACCGCCCCCGGCGGCGAGTTACCGATGAACACACAGGGCGGTGGACTCTCGTACTGTCACCCCGGTCACTTCGGCGTGTTCGTCCTCATCGAGGCCGCACGCCAGCTTCGCGGCGACTACACGGGACAGCGACAGGTCGACGGCGCGGAGGTCGCCGTCGCACACGGCACCGGTGGCCTGCTCTCCTCGAGCAGTACCGTGGTCCTCCGGAGGGAAGCATGA